One segment of Dolichospermum sp. DET69 DNA contains the following:
- a CDS encoding WecB/TagA/CpsF family glycosyltransferase: MLNANKEIPIQNLTSSLEFEPAKIDIIGSPVTALPFEVQINIILEWAMNKVSKVICVANTHMLVESYWQPEFSSVLKNADIVTPDGMPLVWMLKLMGAGTQNRVAGMDILLSLCKLAPLRDIHLFFLGANPITLAQMRKNLAQFFPNVTIAGMEPLPFRPLTPKEDEAIIKKIHDSGAGIVLVALGCPKQEFWMDQHKDKIQAVMIGLGGAFSVFADTHKRAPYWLRHLGAEWLYRLIQEPLRLFSRYGTTIPVFIWLALKQYLGLKKECQPPITSLRVSEGL; this comes from the coding sequence ATGCTAAACGCAAACAAGGAAATTCCAATTCAAAATCTTACTTCATCCTTAGAATTTGAACCTGCAAAAATTGATATAATTGGCTCTCCTGTAACTGCCTTACCCTTTGAGGTACAAATCAATATTATTTTAGAATGGGCTATGAATAAAGTCAGCAAAGTTATTTGTGTGGCTAATACTCATATGCTAGTAGAATCTTATTGGCAGCCTGAATTTTCTTCTGTTTTAAAGAATGCAGATATTGTTACTCCTGATGGGATGCCACTGGTTTGGATGTTAAAATTAATGGGTGCTGGTACTCAAAACCGCGTTGCTGGTATGGATATTCTTTTATCTTTGTGTAAATTAGCTCCACTAAGAGATATTCATCTTTTTTTCTTAGGTGCTAATCCAATAACTTTAGCCCAAATGAGAAAGAATTTAGCACAGTTTTTTCCGAATGTGACAATTGCTGGAATGGAGCCTTTACCATTCCGTCCACTCACACCTAAAGAGGATGAAGCTATTATTAAAAAAATTCACGATAGTGGAGCAGGAATAGTTTTAGTAGCTCTAGGATGTCCAAAACAAGAGTTTTGGATGGATCAACACAAAGACAAAATTCAGGCTGTCATGATTGGTTTGGGGGGAGCATTTTCTGTTTTTGCAGATACTCACAAAAGAGCGCCCTATTGGCTACGTCATTTAGGAGCGGAGTGGTTATATCGTCTGATTCAAGAACCATTGAGACTATTCAGTCGCTACGGTACAACTATCCCAGTTTTTATATGGCTGGCTTTAAAGCAATACCTTGGACTCAAAAAAGAGTGTCAACCACCCATCACTTCCCTTCGGGTAAGTGAGGGCTTGTAA
- a CDS encoding 1-acyl-sn-glycerol-3-phosphate acyltransferase: MIKSYFASTNRHSKTTNVPINPHLNSARPPLMAQSTSRVSPWLIPVAYFLGRYIVLPSFFGHIKVTGRENIPTSGPVILAPTHRSRWDSLVLPYATGRCVTGRDMRFMVTSNECQGLQGWFVLRMGGFPVNTQRPAISTLRHTVELMQQGEMLVIYPEGGIHRDGQLHPLKAGIARLAMTAESSYPGLGTKIIPVGIQYSEPYPHWGTDVNIHIGEPIKAVDYMNGNLKLEAKRLTADLTHKLKQLSHQESKICDRIFAEIHN, from the coding sequence ATGATCAAATCATACTTTGCTTCTACTAACCGCCATTCAAAAACCACAAATGTGCCGATAAATCCTCACCTCAACTCCGCTCGGCCACCATTGATGGCTCAGAGTACCTCACGGGTTTCTCCGTGGTTAATTCCTGTAGCTTATTTTCTAGGGCGTTACATAGTTTTGCCATCTTTCTTTGGGCATATTAAAGTGACTGGACGCGAAAATATTCCGACAAGTGGTCCTGTTATTCTTGCTCCTACCCATCGTTCCCGTTGGGATTCCTTGGTTTTGCCCTACGCTACTGGTCGTTGTGTGACGGGTAGAGATATGCGATTTATGGTAACGAGTAATGAATGTCAGGGGCTGCAAGGTTGGTTTGTGCTGCGAATGGGGGGGTTTCCTGTGAATACTCAACGTCCGGCGATCTCTACTCTCCGGCATACAGTAGAGTTAATGCAACAAGGGGAAATGTTAGTTATTTATCCCGAAGGTGGTATTCATCGTGATGGTCAACTTCACCCTCTCAAAGCAGGAATCGCCCGTTTAGCTATGACTGCTGAATCAAGCTACCCAGGATTAGGAACTAAAATTATACCTGTCGGTATTCAGTACAGTGAACCCTATCCTCATTGGGGTACTGATGTGAATATTCATATTGGTGAACCTATTAAAGCTGTAGATTATATGAATGGAAATTTAAAGCTAGAAGCTAAAAGGCTAACAGCAGATTTAACTCATAAATTAAAACAATTAAGTCATCAAGAATCAAAAATTTGCGATCGCATTTTTGCAGAAATTCATAATTAG
- the tadA gene encoding tRNA adenosine(34) deaminase TadA, whose translation MLEYPEYLKHRKWMNYALELAQVAGNAGEVPVGAVIVDTGNHVVAVGENRKERDQDPTAHAEIMAIRAASQILQSWRLHQCTLYVTLEPCPMCAGAIVHSRLGKLIYGIDDTKTGAIRTVINIPDHPASNHRLKVLGGVLESDCREQLQSWFATQRQQK comes from the coding sequence ATGCTTGAATACCCAGAATATTTAAAACATAGAAAATGGATGAATTACGCCCTGGAATTAGCACAGGTGGCAGGTAATGCTGGGGAAGTTCCTGTTGGTGCTGTGATTGTTGACACAGGCAATCACGTGGTTGCTGTCGGTGAAAATCGCAAAGAACGGGATCAAGATCCGACCGCGCACGCGGAAATTATGGCGATTCGGGCTGCTAGTCAAATTTTACAAAGTTGGCGCTTGCATCAATGTACTTTATATGTAACTCTAGAACCCTGTCCGATGTGTGCCGGTGCTATAGTTCATTCCCGATTAGGAAAATTGATCTATGGGATAGACGATACTAAAACTGGTGCAATTCGTACTGTTATCAACATCCCTGATCACCCAGCCTCTAATCACCGTCTGAAAGTGCTAGGAGGTGTTCTAGAATCAGATTGTCGAGAACAATTACAAAGTTGGTTTGCTACCCAACGTCAGCAAAAATAA
- the grxC gene encoding glutaredoxin 3 — MLKFFNSLLGRHPERIKANVEIYTWQTCPYCIRAKMLLWWKGVNFTEYKIDGDETARANMAERANGGRSVPQIFINNQHIGGCDDLYQLDTKAQLDPLLSELAGNG, encoded by the coding sequence ATGCTAAAATTCTTCAATTCCCTTCTAGGTCGCCATCCAGAGCGAATCAAAGCCAATGTTGAAATTTATACTTGGCAAACTTGTCCCTATTGCATTCGCGCCAAAATGCTACTATGGTGGAAAGGTGTTAATTTCACCGAATACAAAATTGATGGCGACGAAACAGCTAGAGCAAACATGGCAGAACGCGCCAACGGTGGCCGCAGCGTCCCCCAAATCTTCATTAATAATCAACATATTGGCGGTTGTGATGACCTGTATCAGCTAGATACAAAAGCTCAACTTGACCCCCTATTATCTGAGTTGGCGGGTAATGGGTAA
- a CDS encoding amino acid ABC transporter substrate-binding protein encodes MMKFSKLSVILPGIAAPLILILSGCSDEPQNNTKNPVSKPQGEVTRVLWNRIKSRGQLVCGTSGELPGFSFVGTDGKYSGIDVDICRAIAAAVFDNPDAVEYRNLNAKERFTALQTGEIDILSRNTSWTFSRATSQGLDFAPVVFYDGQAVMVRKNSNIKSIKDLKDKAICVQTGTTTEQNLADQMRKRGLTYKSVVFEDVNVTFATYAEGRCDAVTTDRSGLVSRRTTLPKPEDNVILDDVLSSEPLAPAVAKGDTKWSDIVKWTVYALVKAEELGINSQNLAEFANSKDPEIKRFLGTEGNLGEGIGLTNDFAARIVKHVGNYGEIYDHNLGTKTKINLPRGQNQLGIKGGLLYSPPFR; translated from the coding sequence ATTATGAAATTTAGCAAATTATCTGTAATTTTACCTGGTATAGCCGCCCCTTTAATCTTGATTTTGAGTGGTTGTAGTGATGAACCACAAAATAATACAAAGAATCCTGTTAGCAAGCCCCAAGGAGAAGTTACTCGCGTCCTCTGGAACCGCATTAAAAGCCGTGGACAGCTTGTTTGTGGGACTAGCGGTGAACTACCAGGATTTAGTTTTGTGGGGACTGACGGCAAATATAGCGGTATTGACGTTGATATTTGTCGGGCTATAGCAGCAGCAGTATTTGATAATCCTGATGCTGTAGAATACCGCAATCTCAACGCTAAAGAGCGATTTACAGCTTTGCAAACTGGAGAAATAGATATTCTCAGTCGCAATACTAGCTGGACTTTTAGCCGCGCAACTTCCCAAGGTTTAGATTTTGCCCCGGTGGTATTTTACGATGGTCAAGCTGTAATGGTTCGCAAAAATAGCAATATTAAATCTATCAAAGACCTGAAAGACAAAGCTATTTGTGTGCAAACTGGAACTACCACTGAACAGAATTTAGCAGACCAAATGCGGAAACGGGGTCTTACTTATAAATCCGTTGTTTTTGAGGATGTGAATGTTACCTTTGCAACCTATGCGGAAGGTCGTTGTGATGCTGTGACAACAGACCGTTCTGGGTTAGTTTCTCGACGCACAACCCTACCTAAACCAGAAGATAATGTGATTTTAGATGATGTTCTTTCTTCCGAACCTCTTGCGCCAGCAGTTGCTAAAGGCGACACTAAGTGGAGTGATATAGTTAAGTGGACTGTTTATGCTTTGGTAAAAGCAGAAGAATTGGGAATTAATTCTCAAAATTTAGCAGAGTTTGCAAATAGCAAAGATCCCGAGATTAAACGTTTTTTAGGAACAGAAGGAAACCTGGGAGAAGGAATTGGTTTGACAAATGATTTTGCTGCCAGGATAGTAAAACACGTTGGTAATTATGGCGAAATTTATGATCACAATTTGGGAACAAAGACCAAGATAAATCTTCCTCGTGGTCAAAATCAACTGGGAATAAAAGGGGGATTACTTTATTCTCCACCTTTTCGGTAA
- a CDS encoding ABC transporter permease subunit (The N-terminal region of this protein, as described by TIGR01726, is a three transmembrane segment that identifies a subfamily of ABC transporter permease subunits, which specificities that include histidine, arginine, glutamine, glutamate, L-cystine (sic), the opines (in Agrobacterium) octopine and nopaline, etc.) — MTNSKPPLWRDNRFWQNAIQLVFVFLAILIVMILWGNVRRNLQQLGIQFGFNFLKQQASFDIGETLINYKPTDAYNYALLVGLINSLRIAVMGIFLTTIVGITAGIARLSDNWLVRNITVVYVEVFRNTPLLLQLLFWYFAVFLSFPKAENKSSFLGFAKFSQNGIELPWFTLSPEFSSLLLGLTFYTGAFIAEIVRGGIQSVPKGQIEAAKSLGLKPGLAMRLVIFPQALRVIIPPLTSQYLNLTKNSSLAIAIGYPDIYFVASTTFNQTGKAVEVMLLIMITYLTLSLMISLTMNLFNRSVQIKER; from the coding sequence ATGACTAATTCTAAACCTCCATTATGGCGTGATAATCGGTTTTGGCAAAATGCTATCCAGCTAGTTTTTGTGTTTTTAGCAATATTGATAGTTATGATCTTGTGGGGGAATGTCAGACGAAATTTACAACAATTAGGAATTCAATTTGGCTTTAATTTTCTCAAGCAACAAGCATCTTTTGATATTGGTGAAACTCTGATTAACTATAAACCAACGGATGCTTATAATTACGCTTTATTAGTGGGATTAATTAATTCCCTACGAATAGCAGTTATGGGAATTTTTCTCACCACAATTGTGGGAATTACTGCGGGAATTGCGCGACTGTCAGATAATTGGTTAGTGAGAAATATTACTGTAGTTTATGTAGAAGTTTTTCGGAATACACCATTATTATTGCAGTTGCTATTTTGGTACTTTGCGGTTTTCTTGAGTTTTCCCAAAGCCGAAAATAAAAGTTCCTTTTTGGGTTTTGCTAAATTTAGTCAAAACGGAATTGAACTTCCTTGGTTTACCTTGTCTCCAGAGTTTTCTAGTTTGTTATTGGGGTTGACTTTTTACACAGGTGCATTTATTGCGGAAATTGTCCGGGGGGGAATTCAATCAGTACCGAAAGGACAAATAGAAGCAGCCAAATCCTTGGGATTAAAACCAGGTTTAGCAATGCGATTGGTGATTTTTCCCCAAGCTTTGCGGGTGATTATTCCCCCATTAACTAGTCAATATTTAAATTTAACAAAAAATTCCAGTTTAGCGATCGCAATCGGTTATCCTGATATTTATTTTGTTGCTTCTACCACTTTTAACCAAACTGGTAAAGCTGTAGAAGTGATGCTGTTAATTATGATTACCTATCTGACTTTGAGTTTAATGATTTCCCTGACTATGAATTTATTTAATCGTTCTGTGCAAATTAAAGAAAGATAA
- a CDS encoding amino acid ABC transporter permease yields MIIKLTWLRKNLFNNWYNSLLTVVCFIFLFWLFQGFFTWLITKAQWQVIQVNLQLFLVGRFPQSLAWRIWVVLGISTTLAAITGGAFTKKAIFTKHNFLISTLIIGVLLFIVPIPLINRLWLLLITGLIFAGLIIGQKFTKIITPWLSLIWLLSFPIIIWLIGGGLGLQSVSTSLWNGLLLTLLMAIISIVLSFPMGVLLALGRTSNLPVVRWFSILYIEIVRGLPLIGILFLAQVMLPLFLPADLRLDRLLRGITGLILFSAAYMAENVRGGLQAIPRGQIEAAKALGLNTPLVLILVILPQALRAVIPAIVGQFIGLFKDTSLLSLVGLVELTGMARSILAQPQFLGRYAEVYLFIGLIYWLFCYSMSLAAKNLEKQLTT; encoded by the coding sequence ATGATAATTAAACTTACTTGGTTAAGAAAAAATCTCTTTAATAATTGGTACAATAGTTTATTAACTGTTGTTTGTTTTATATTTCTATTTTGGCTATTTCAAGGATTTTTTACTTGGTTAATTACTAAAGCACAATGGCAAGTAATCCAAGTTAATTTACAATTATTTTTAGTAGGAAGATTTCCTCAAAGTTTAGCTTGGCGGATTTGGGTTGTTTTGGGAATATCTACAACTTTAGCCGCAATTACTGGGGGTGCATTTACCAAAAAAGCAATATTTACAAAACACAATTTTCTGATTTCTACTCTTATTATTGGCGTTTTATTATTTATTGTCCCAATACCATTAATAAACCGTTTATGGTTATTATTAATTACAGGTTTAATCTTTGCAGGTTTGATAATTGGTCAAAAATTCACTAAAATCATTACACCTTGGCTTTCGCTTATTTGGTTATTATCTTTTCCCATAATTATCTGGTTAATTGGTGGAGGTTTAGGATTACAATCTGTATCAACAAGCCTATGGAATGGGTTATTACTTACCCTATTAATGGCAATAATTAGTATTGTTCTTTCCTTCCCTATGGGAGTTTTACTCGCATTAGGAAGAACAAGTAATTTACCTGTAGTGCGGTGGTTTTCTATTCTTTATATTGAAATTGTCAGAGGATTACCATTAATTGGAATTTTGTTTTTAGCCCAAGTCATGTTACCCTTATTCTTACCAGCAGACTTACGTTTAGATAGATTACTCAGAGGAATTACCGGATTAATATTATTTAGTGCAGCATACATGGCCGAAAACGTGCGCGGGGGATTACAAGCAATTCCCAGAGGACAAATAGAAGCAGCCAAAGCCCTAGGATTAAATACACCTTTAGTCTTGATATTAGTAATATTACCCCAAGCCTTACGCGCAGTTATTCCGGCAATTGTCGGTCAATTTATTGGCTTATTTAAAGACACCTCACTTTTATCATTAGTGGGATTAGTAGAATTAACAGGAATGGCCCGCTCTATATTAGCACAACCGCAGTTTTTAGGAAGATATGCAGAAGTATATTTATTTATTGGTTTGATTTATTGGCTATTTTGTTATTCCATGTCATTAGCTGCTAAAAACCTAGAAAAACAATTAACAACATAG
- a CDS encoding amino acid ABC transporter ATP-binding protein: MTESKPIIIAKDVHKWYGKFHVLQGVSLTVERGEVVVLMGPSGSGKSTFIRTFNALEEYQQGIITIDGITISHDLKNIETIRKEVGMVFQQFNLFPHLTVLQNITLAPTYVRKISKVKAEELAMQLLERVGILAQAQKYPGQLSGGQQQRVAIARALAMQPKIMLFDEPTSALDPEMVREVLDVMRNLASEGMTMVVVTHEVGFAREVADRVVLMDSGLLVESSTPDTFFTNPKEERTRKFLSQIL; encoded by the coding sequence ATGACAGAATCAAAACCCATAATAATTGCTAAAGATGTTCATAAATGGTATGGTAAATTTCATGTTCTCCAAGGTGTCAGTTTGACCGTAGAACGGGGAGAAGTCGTGGTTTTAATGGGACCTTCCGGTTCAGGAAAATCAACCTTCATTAGAACATTTAACGCTTTAGAAGAATATCAACAGGGAATTATTACCATTGACGGAATTACAATCAGTCATGATTTAAAAAATATTGAAACCATTCGGAAAGAAGTGGGGATGGTATTTCAGCAATTTAACTTATTTCCCCATTTAACAGTTCTCCAAAATATCACATTAGCGCCAACCTATGTCCGCAAAATATCCAAAGTTAAAGCCGAAGAATTAGCAATGCAATTATTAGAAAGAGTGGGAATTTTAGCACAAGCGCAAAAATATCCAGGACAATTATCTGGAGGACAACAACAACGAGTAGCCATAGCGCGTGCATTAGCAATGCAACCAAAAATCATGTTATTTGATGAACCCACATCAGCATTAGATCCAGAAATGGTGAGAGAAGTTTTAGATGTCATGCGAAATTTAGCCAGTGAAGGAATGACAATGGTAGTTGTCACCCATGAAGTCGGATTTGCGCGGGAAGTTGCTGATAGAGTGGTGCTAATGGATAGCGGTTTGTTAGTTGAATCCTCTACCCCCGACACCTTTTTTACTAATCCCAAAGAAGAGAGAACCAGAAAATTTTTATCACAAATTCTTTAG
- a CDS encoding GTP-binding protein, producing the protein MITSETFTPVPVTVLTGYLGAGKTTLLNHILTYEHGKKVAVIVNEFGEVGIDNQLVIDADEEIFEMNNGCICCTVRGDLIRIIGNLMKRRDKFDHLVIETTGLADPAPVIQTFFVDEDLQSQLSLDAVVTVVDAKHIWQHWEADEAQEQIAFADVILLNKTDLVTPEVLNELETRIRSMNAMAKIHRTHNSELAMSALLGVNAFNLDHALEIDPHFLGEDAHVHDESVYSVAIVADGSVNGEKINAWMSELLRTQGTDIFRMKGILNIENEDDRFVFQGVHMIFEGKADRPWKVNEKRKNELVFIGRNLDEAKLKQDFFACMS; encoded by the coding sequence TAGGCGCGGGTAAAACCACGTTGTTAAATCATATTCTTACCTACGAACACGGTAAAAAAGTCGCCGTTATTGTTAATGAATTTGGAGAAGTAGGTATTGATAATCAATTGGTAATTGATGCAGATGAAGAAATATTTGAAATGAATAATGGCTGTATTTGTTGTACAGTTCGTGGTGATTTAATTCGCATCATTGGCAACTTAATGAAACGCCGTGATAAGTTTGATCATTTAGTCATTGAAACCACCGGATTAGCTGATCCTGCACCTGTAATTCAAACGTTTTTTGTGGATGAAGATTTGCAAAGTCAATTGTCCTTAGATGCAGTAGTGACAGTTGTTGATGCTAAACATATTTGGCAACATTGGGAAGCAGACGAAGCCCAAGAACAAATTGCTTTTGCTGATGTGATTTTATTGAATAAAACTGATTTAGTAACACCAGAAGTTTTAAATGAGTTAGAAACTCGTATTCGCTCAATGAATGCAATGGCAAAAATTCACCGCACCCATAATTCTGAATTAGCAATGTCAGCTTTATTAGGAGTGAACGCATTTAATTTAGATCATGCTTTAGAAATTGATCCTCATTTCTTAGGAGAAGATGCTCATGTTCATGATGAAAGTGTTTATTCTGTGGCTATAGTTGCAGATGGTTCTGTAAATGGTGAAAAAATCAATGCCTGGATGTCAGAATTACTCAGAACTCAAGGGACAGATATTTTCAGAATGAAGGGGATTTTAAATATTGAAAATGAAGATGATCGTTTTGTTTTCCAAGGAGTCCACATGATATTTGAGGGTAAAGCCGATAGACCTTGGAAAGTCAATGAAAAGCGTAAAAATGAACTTGTATTTATTGGTAGAAATTTAGATGAAGCTAAATTGAAACAAGATTTTTTTGCTTGCATGAGTTAG